Within the Halomonas sp. HL-93 genome, the region TAGCGGTGAGTGGTTAACGGTAGGCAGTGCTCGGTGGTTTGCCAGCCAACACATAACGCTTCCTGCCCAAGCAGAAACCGGCACCATGGCTTTTGCCTCCCAAGTGATGATAGCTGATGGGACAGGCTGGTTAGCGACGTTCTATTTAACCGACCAACCTGTGCAAGATGCTGAACCTAGCGTGAAACGCCTGCTAGCGTCAGGCTATGTGGTGGCCATGATCAGCGGCGATCGGCAGGGCGCGGTTAGTTGGCTAGCTCAACAGGTAGGGCTTACGCGTGAAACTTGCTACGCGCAGTGCTCGCCTGAAGCTAAAGCGCGATTATTGCAGGGGTTGCCATCACCGACGCTGTATGTGGGTGACGGCTTAAACGATACCTTGAGCTTGGCCGCGGCAGATGTCGGTATTGCGCCACTCAGCGCCAGCGAGGCAGCCCGAGAGGGAGCTTCAGCCCAGCTAATGACCACAGGTATTGGTGGCGTAGTGAAGTTGCTAAGTATTGCCAAACGCACGCGGCGAATCATGGTTCAGAATCTGTTCTTTTCAGCGTTCTATAATACGCTGGCGCTGGGTCTAGTGTTGATTATGGCCATACCACCGTTGGTGGCGGTACTCGCCATGGCGGCAAGTTCGCTAAGCGTTACGCTCAATGCCGCGCGGCTGGCATGGGCCGAGCCGGAGGGAAGCGCTTAATCCAGCTCAGCCTTGCGCCACCTTATTTATCCTTCTTTATTGCGAATACCCAAGCGCTTGCTTAAGCCGTTCGGCGTGGCTAGCCACCCAGTGAGGGTCAATCGCGCCCCAGTTTTGAATGCGATAGCGGCCAATGTTGTGTCGCTCGCCTTTGTCTTTCTCGAAAACGCACTCTATGTCCAGCTCGGCAAGCGAGGTGATGGTGTCTTGCGCGGTGCGACGAGGCATGCCGGTGGCCTCTATCAGGGTCGGCACGCTGGCAACCCCCTGGTCAATCAAATATGCCACGTAAAGACGGCGGTAAAAACTCGATTTTGTTTTGCTCAGCGGCGCGGACATTTTGCATCCTTCTACACAGTGAAAATGTTGCCTGCCAGTCTAAATGAATAAATCTCCCTGCGCTCGCGGCGGGCGAAAGTCATGGGTGTTCAATCCCTGCTCGGTGCGTGACTGCATGTTCCATTGGCGGCTGGCGCGTTTAAACCGCTGGCCGATCATCTCGGCAAACACCCCTTCACCGCGAAAGCGCTTGCCAAAGCGCGCATCGTAATCTTTCCCGCCCCGGCACTGACGAATCAGACTCATGACCTTTGCCGCCCGCTCTGGGTAGTGGGCTTCCAGCCATGCTTCGAACAACGGGGCGACTTCATGGGGCAGGCGCAACAGCATCCAGGAGGCGGTGCGGGCTCCCGCTCGGCTAGCGGCTTCCAAAATACGCTCGATTTCATGGTCGGTGAGCCCTGGAATAATCGGCGAGATCAGCGTGCCCACGGGGATACCCGCGGTATTCAGTTCGCGGATTACCTTTAAGCGCGCCTGGGGCGACGCCGTACGCGGCTCCAGCGTGCGTTTTAGATTGGCATCCAGGCTGGTAAGGCTGACAAACACCCTCACCAACCGATGCTCAGCCATTTCTGATAGAAGCTCTAAGTCACGCAATATCAAGCTGCTTTTGGTGACGATAGTGACCGGGTGGCGACATGCCAGTAACAGCTCAAGCAGGCGGCGGGTGGTTTGGTGTTTTGCCTCAAGGGGCTGGTAGCAGTCGGTATTGCCCGAAAGGTTGATCGGTCGGCAAACGTAATGGGGATGGCAAAGCTCCTCGGTAAGCCGTTCCACCAACCCGCTGCGGGCAATCAGTTTGGTTTCAAAATCGAGCCCAGGTGACAAATCCCAATAGGCATGAGAAGGGCGCGCGTAGCAATAAACACAGCCATGTTCACAACCGCGATACGGATTCAGCGAGCGGTCAAACGGCAAATCCGGTGAGTTATTCCAGGACAGCGCGCTTTTGCTCACTTCCTCGCGCACCTCGGTGGCGATAGTCGTCGATGATTCCTCCCGCCACCAGCCGTCGTCTTCCACAACGCTGTGGGTGGGAGCAAAACGGTTATGCGGGTCATACGTCGCCCCGCGCCCTTTATAGGGAGATAGCTGGGAAGGGTGGCCAAGAGATGCCATAGGTTCACCTCTTTAATATGGTTTTATATACAGTAGTGGTGAAATAAACAGAAATCAATAGTAAGTAAATTACGTAATCTGGTAGCAGGCTAAAAGGACGCTACCCAAAGAACTATGGTGGGTTTAATGTGCTAGGTGGGTTTGTGACCAGAGAGTCAGCGAGGAGGCGCTATGTCAAAAGTAGTCATTGTGACAGGAGGAAGCCGGGGTATTGGGGCCGCAACGTCAATGTTGCTTGGTGCCCAAGGCTATGCGGTGTGTGTTAACTATCTTGCTAACAGAGAACGAGCGGATAGTGTGGTGGATTCTGTTGTCCGTGATGGTGGCCAAGCCTTTGCCTGTCAAGCGGATGTCAGCAAAGAGGCTGACGTCATCCGTCTGTTTGATGCAGCAGAAGAGCGCTTTGGCAGTGTCACTCACTTGGTCAACAATGCAGGCATACTGTTTACTCAATCCAAGCTAGCGGATATCGACCTTGCGCGCTTTAACCAAGTGCTGAATAGCAACGTGGTCAGCTGCTTTCTGTGTTCGAGAGAAGCCGTGAGACGTTTTCAACAGGGTAGTGCAATCGTCAATGTCTCGTCGCTTGCCTCGCAAACAGGTTCGCCCTTTGAATATGTTGACTACGCTGCATCGAAAGGTGCCATGGACACCCTAACAAAGGGGTTGTCTCGCGAAGTTGCTGGCTCTGGGATTCGGGTTAACGCCGTTCGTCCCGGTTTTATCTACACTGATATGCATGCCGATGGTGGAGAACCAGGGCGGGTTGACCGTTTAGCTCCCCAGATTCCTATGCAGCGTGGCGGTAGCGCCGAAGAAGTGGCTAATACCATCGCTTGGTTGCTCTCGGACGAAGCCTCTTATGTCACGGGATCATTTATTGATGTGGCAGGCGGGCGGTAATGCTGTTCTTCGCCCATATTCAAACGTTCTAAATGGATGCTGCTTTTGATAAGGAAAGGTCTTAACTCATGACACTTCAACAACACTTCGAGCAGTTAGCCACTTATAACCAGTGGATGAACGCTAAACTCTATGATGCCGCCGGTACGCTGAGCGACTCTGAACTGACGGAAGAGCGTGGCGCGTTCTTCG harbors:
- a CDS encoding PA0069 family radical SAM protein translates to MASLGHPSQLSPYKGRGATYDPHNRFAPTHSVVEDDGWWREESSTTIATEVREEVSKSALSWNNSPDLPFDRSLNPYRGCEHGCVYCYARPSHAYWDLSPGLDFETKLIARSGLVERLTEELCHPHYVCRPINLSGNTDCYQPLEAKHQTTRRLLELLLACRHPVTIVTKSSLILRDLELLSEMAEHRLVRVFVSLTSLDANLKRTLEPRTASPQARLKVIRELNTAGIPVGTLISPIIPGLTDHEIERILEAASRAGARTASWMLLRLPHEVAPLFEAWLEAHYPERAAKVMSLIRQCRGGKDYDARFGKRFRGEGVFAEMIGQRFKRASRQWNMQSRTEQGLNTHDFRPPRAQGDLFI
- a CDS encoding SDR family oxidoreductase yields the protein MSKVVIVTGGSRGIGAATSMLLGAQGYAVCVNYLANRERADSVVDSVVRDGGQAFACQADVSKEADVIRLFDAAEERFGSVTHLVNNAGILFTQSKLADIDLARFNQVLNSNVVSCFLCSREAVRRFQQGSAIVNVSSLASQTGSPFEYVDYAASKGAMDTLTKGLSREVAGSGIRVNAVRPGFIYTDMHADGGEPGRVDRLAPQIPMQRGGSAEEVANTIAWLLSDEASYVTGSFIDVAGGR
- a CDS encoding winged helix-turn-helix domain-containing protein, whose protein sequence is MSAPLSKTKSSFYRRLYVAYLIDQGVASVPTLIEATGMPRRTAQDTITSLAELDIECVFEKDKGERHNIGRYRIQNWGAIDPHWVASHAERLKQALGYSQ